The genomic window ACCCCGCGAAGTCGGCCGTCGCGACCGGCGCGCTCCCCGATCGTTCGATCGGCGTTCGCGGCGACGACCGCGAGCAGTTCTGGAGCGCGGACACGCGCGAGGCGATCGTCCGCTGGACGGACTGGCGCGCCGAGGACGCACTCGATCGCGGCTGGCTCGAACCGGCACGAGCGACCCGGGACCGCGCGCTCGTGGCCGTGCTCGCATACTCCGGCGCCCGCGGCGCCGAACTGTTCCGCGACCCCCAAAACGACCGTCGCCAGGGGCTCCGGTGGCGACACGTGGACCTCGAGGAAGGGACCCTCAGGGTGTACGGCAAGACCCAGGAGTGGCAGCGGACGCCGTTGCTCGAACCCGGTGTCGACCGCCTTCGGGCGCATTATCGCCGGCAGGACCCGCCGAGCGAGGAGTGGCCGGTGTTCGCCACGAGCCACCTCCCGAGCCTGTATCGGGTCGTCCGAGAAGCCGAGGGCGTCGACGCCGAACCCACGAAGGAGACCGTGTGGGATCTCCTGCACGAGCACGATCTGGTCCCGCCGGCGATCTCGACGGCCGGCGCGCGGAGCCTCCTGAAACGCCTGTCGACCGAGAGCGGTATCACGGAGGACGGCGAGACGCTGCTCCCGCACGGCGCGCGGCGCGGCCTCGGCGACGAACTGTACGACACCAGCGCGGAGTTGGCACAGGAGGTGCTCCGTCACCAGTCGGTCGAGACGACGCACGCGAGTTACCGCGACGACAACGTCGGGCGCCTGCGGGAGGCCGCCGAGGACGCGCTCGACTCGTAGGAACCGTATTCGAGTTCGACGACGCTAGTGAAATTGTATTAGTTTGACAGAGATTCTAGTACAACAGCCGGTACGTGGCTGATGCGAATTTTGCACGGAGTTCGTTTCAGATTCAGTCGGATCGCCTCGCCCAGTAGAGCGGGCGTATCTGCACATACCGGATACTCAGAGACCGATTGGGAGGTTACGCCCAAATATTTTCTCGGGCACCGTCAACGAGAACGAGTCCATCACTTGTGATTGTTACATTGTGATTGGGGAGTTCAAACGATAGTGTCCACGACGCGGAGTCATGGGAGGCCAACAACTGAATCGCATCTACGTCGATAAACTCCTGAAGGGGTCTATCGACTTCATCACGGTCGGCACCTTTTGCGTGAGCAATCGCCTCAACGACCTCAACAACGAGAGATTGATCCATCAAATTTCTATCTCTTTGCCAATTGATAGCCATTATGAATCATTGTATACGTATCTATGGTTGATTTTGAGAGAGATACCACAAACGAACTTCGTGCTGACTCCATCCTCTGTATTCAGTAATCCACTGTTCTTCGATTTATCAGTGAGCAGGTGTATTAGGCGATATGAAGGTACTGCGAACTCACCGTGTGAGTTGTCACCGGGGGCTATCAGAGACCGATACTGTTCTGTCGCTCCTGCTCAAGCCGTTGGCACCCGAACACTAACGAATTGGGAATATCGGTCGCTTCCTTGTGGAGTGCTTCGAAAACTACCGCTACCTGTTCGAACTCGGAACCACGTGAGGCAACAAACGGCTCTGTCTCCCAAGTGACGAACCCCTCATCCGCTAACTTCGGCAAATGGACGTGATGTAATTCATGACGAAACGTCTCGGGGTCGGGTGGGACGTTGGGCATCACTGCGCTCTCGGGCAACGGAACCGAGCGATCGGGTCCCGCATCCAAAAGAGAAACAATGAGTTGGCGGCGTGGCTCCGCCGAGAGTGCGTTGAAAACGGTGTCCCAGTTCTCGCTGACTTGTTCACCGTTCTTGTGATGTGCTTCCGCCATTTCGCTGGGAACGTACTCGAGCCAGAATGTAAACAGGATAGTTTTCTGATGAAAGGGGTGACAGACAGGGTGGACAATACCGTCGACGTACAGACAGCACCGAAAGGTGAGTTCTTCACCTGAATCGGTCATCCCCCGGCGATGGGAATTGCCTGCTGCATATGCAGCACGATGTCGGCTTGAAGCGAGTCGGGCGGGTCGTTTTGTACCCCTGCTACCGCGTCCTCTGAATCGAACGGTCTGCTGTCAGGACATCTCGTACCGAGCGATCTGTGCGGATCCGCACGTCGGACACTCATCGGTGGCTCCATCGACAGTGGTACCACACCTGCGGCATTCCCAATAGACCTCCGTACGATTCCTCCACGGAATCAACGTCCGCCAAGATTGTGTCATTCGGGAATCCCTCCATGAGACCGCTTCAACTCAAACTGCAGTCACTGTGGCAATATAGTTACTGTCCGGTTCCCACATCTTCGGGATGCTAATTCGTGAAGTACCGCGGGGACAAGCCCCGCGGCTTCACCGTCTTGACCGCACGTCCCAAAATGCCGTGCCGTCACAGGCGAATTTAATTCCCCTCGACTTTCCCGAGATGGGTTGGCTGGAATTCACACCCGAACGCCCGGTGCGTCCGTGAGGGTCGACGGCTCCACCCCGCCCGACAACACCCGTCTCACCTGCCGTAGGAGGGTGTTGAGAGGTGTTGCATTTCCTCGCAACTGCCGGCAGTTGCTTCGGATTAAGGTCTTTACCCCACGTCACAACTGTACCCGTCGATACAGTGGCTCGTGTAATAATCGTACGGCCTTCACCCTCGTCAAGCCCCGAGGCACTCGGCCTGCTCCGCCTGTAGACCCCTCCCGGTCGATTGGACATACGACTGGGTATCTTCTTGAACTGGCGTTGTTCGACTCGGCAGAAGATTCAAACGCGTAGTATACGAACGTATACGCATGAGCACCAAGCCAGTTCGGCTGGATGAGGACGTGTATAATCGGATCAAGGCCCACAAACGGGACGACGAGACGTTTTCGGAAGCTATCGACCGGCTGATCGGGGGGCCGTCACTGCGAGATCTCGGGGGAATCCTCGATAGCGATACCGTCGATACGATGCGCGAGGAGATCGAGGCAGTCGAGGACGACGACGCTGAAGAGGTCGAAGCGGTCGCCGAGCGCTTCGAATGATCCTCGATACCGCGTTTATTCTCGACTTGATGGACAACCTCCCGGAGGCACACGAGAAACTGGACGAGTTGGAGACGAACGGTGCCGTTTTGAAGCTCTCTACTATGACACTAACGGAGCTGTACATCGGCATCGAAGCGTACGCTGGGGAGGAGGAAGAGCGTGAGATACGTCGCATTCTGCAAGGAGTTCCACGTGTGGATATGGACCCGCAGATCGCTGAGGAGGCAGGTCGGATGATCGGTCGTCTGGACCCGTCGAAGTACAAGCGCAAGAAGGGCGACGCGGTGATCGCGGCAACCACCGAAGTGGAAGGTGAGGTAGTCGTTACGCGAAACGTCGACGATTTTGAACGCCACGGCGTGCCCGTCGAATCCTACTGAACTACTCCTCTCAGTCGGAACGTGGCGCTGGCTTATTTTACAGAGATACAACTCTGGAAAACGCGTTAGATAGCTGCTGCGTCTCGCTCACGGGACTCACGGCTGAAGATAGCTGAAGATAGACGATCCCGTCGATAGATACACAGGAAGGATGGGTCTTCGGAATCCTCGACGATACCGAAGACCCGTTCCTCTACTCTTGCAGGCGCTCACTCATTTCGGAGTTGGCTCTGCGTCAACATCGATTCGCCGGTGTGTACCGGCATTCATCACCGGTCCAGTAACAGATCCACTTGATTGTTTACTTGTTGCGGTCCGCTATCGTGATCGTCGAGGATTCACCGCTGCAATGGGCGGTAGTATTTAAACGCATTTTTAGTATAACACTAAATGCAAGCAGATCCCTGCCCTCGCTTCTGTTGATGTCAGTTGACAACCCAACTGAACTAGAAGAACAGATCGAGAGCGTCCAATTCCCGAGCAAGGGCCTGACGCTTGCCGGGCACCTCTACACTCCGGACAATCCATCTTCGACGCCGTCGCCGGCCATCGTGATCGGGCATCAAACGACCGCTGTCAAAGAACAGTCACCGGCCCTCTACGCCCAGCGGCTGGTCGAACAGGGATTCATCGTGCTCACGTTCGATGCAGCCTACCAAGGCGAAAGCGAGGGTGAGCCCCACGGCCTGGAAGATCCGTTCCAGCGCGCCGAAGACTTCCGCAGTGCCGTATCGTACCTAACGACCCGCGAGGAAGTCGAACCCGAGCGGATCGGGGTGCTCGGGGTCTGCGGATCGGGCGGATACGTCCCGTTCGCCGCACAGACTGACCACCGGATGAAGGCTGTGGCAACCGTCAGCGCAGTGGACCTTGCGCGATACTTCCGAGAGCCTGATCCCGAAGCCTTCCAGAAAATGGTCCAACAGGCGGGAGCGTTGCGTAGCGAGGAGGCCGTCGGCTTCCCCGCCAAGTTGGTCAGTGCATTGCCGGAACCGGAGGAAGTGGATGACTCGACTCCGCAGACCGTCCGTGAGTTTGTCGACTACTACAAGACACCCCGGGGACACCACCCCCGTGCGACCAACAAGTGGGTAGCCCGCAGCGCCGATCTGCTCGATCAGTTCGACGCGTTTGCCGACATCGACAAGATCGCTCCACGACCCCTTCTGATGATCGCCGGCACTGAAGCATCTACGCTGCCCCACAGTGAAGACGCGATCAACCAAGCCGGCGAGAACGCCGAACTCTTCACGATCGAGGGTGCGACGCACGTTGATCTCTATGACAAGGATGAGTACGTCTCCCCGGCAGTTGAGCAGCTGACCGAGTTCTTCAATCAGCATCTGACCAACGCCTGAGAGGACAGACGCAAGCGCGCAGATCTCGGCCAGATAACTAGGCCGTGATCCGATTTCGGTTCGCAATCGACACCACGAACGCAATTTCCCTTAAGTGTGCGGTGATTTCGCCGCTTTCAGACTGTCTCTCCAGAATTTTAAGCGGCCGTAGATCGTAGGAGGAAACAATGAACATCGTCACTGAATTCATCATCGACTCGCCGTTGCTCCCGCTCGTCAGTATTCCGGACACACTGGAACCCGACGAAATAGAATGCGTTCACGCACTCTGTCTTCAGTCAGACGTACGGACGTTTACAGTACGGATCGACCCAGATGATGATGTTTCACCAGAGAATCTCTCTGCTCTGGATGAAATTCTAGAGACCACGTTACTCGGAGATACAAGCGACGGGACTGTCTACCAACTCACAGTCGAACTCGAGGAGTCGATATCTGAGGCGTTCGAGTCTGAGCATATTGACGCTACGCAACTGGAATCCACAACGATTACCGACAATCAGTGGCATGAAAAGAAGCTATTCAGAGACTACGAATCGTTTAACGAGTTCAGGCAAAGCTGCGAGAACAATGATATCTCGTTTGAACTTGTGTCTATTTCCTCCGGCCCATCGGTATCCGATGGCATCGCAGAGAGTGGTTTGACAGACCGACAGCGAGAAGCACTCTCTCTTGCGCTCTCTCGCGGATACTACGAGAGTCCACGGAAAGTCACGGCTCAAGAACTCGCCGAGGAACTCGATATTTCTCAACCTGCAATGTCAAGCCTCCTCCGCCGTGGGGAACGCGAACTTCTCTCCGCTTCGCTTGGCACAAACGGCCAGTTAAACACGCTTTCAGTCTAGTGCTTACTACGGTAAGTGCGTGCCCTGTATCTATCGATGACTGCCCTTCTTCCCATAACGGTCCAAAGAAGAATGACTGGTAAGTCGCAACTGCGTATCCACCGGTCCAAAGACTTGGTTACACCAGGAATCCACTGTACAACGACCGTCACAGTTGGTCCGACAGCGTCTGGAGGAGAAGTCATGTCGATGAGATAAGATACACATCCACGACAATCAGGTCAATCTATCTATATGTACTGGCGAGGCGACTGTTCTGCTATGACAACACTCGTTGAGCGACGCCCGGTCGCGTTTACTCTCGGCTTCGGTGTTGCGATGATAGCAGTTACCGTTGTCGTCCGCCTCATACTCCAAGCACTGATCCCGAGTCTCACACTCGATAGAAGAACCCGAGGGATCGGTGCGGTTCTATCGTCACAGTCATCGAATCC from Halobaculum magnesiiphilum includes these protein-coding regions:
- a CDS encoding tyrosine-type recombinase/integrase is translated as MSPQPDRTGVPTDVRPSTSLDDALAAFVAHVSKGDSGRHRGEVARVVSDFVDRVGDRGAEAAADLSVGHLESYASHLARRAWAREEDSGTGITGRTAHQYFALVRSFCTFLLERDAIESNPAKSAVATGALPDRSIGVRGDDREQFWSADTREAIVRWTDWRAEDALDRGWLEPARATRDRALVAVLAYSGARGAELFRDPQNDRRQGLRWRHVDLEEGTLRVYGKTQEWQRTPLLEPGVDRLRAHYRRQDPPSEEWPVFATSHLPSLYRVVREAEGVDAEPTKETVWDLLHEHDLVPPAISTAGARSLLKRLSTESGITEDGETLLPHGARRGLGDELYDTSAELAQEVLRHQSVETTHASYRDDNVGRLREAAEDALDS
- a CDS encoding helix-turn-helix domain-containing protein; protein product: MNIVTEFIIDSPLLPLVSIPDTLEPDEIECVHALCLQSDVRTFTVRIDPDDDVSPENLSALDEILETTLLGDTSDGTVYQLTVELEESISEAFESEHIDATQLESTTITDNQWHEKKLFRDYESFNEFRQSCENNDISFELVSISSGPSVSDGIAESGLTDRQREALSLALSRGYYESPRKVTAQELAEELDISQPAMSSLLRRGERELLSASLGTNGQLNTLSV
- a CDS encoding PIN domain-containing protein; this translates as MILDTAFILDLMDNLPEAHEKLDELETNGAVLKLSTMTLTELYIGIEAYAGEEEEREIRRILQGVPRVDMDPQIAEEAGRMIGRLDPSKYKRKKGDAVIAATTEVEGEVVVTRNVDDFERHGVPVESY
- a CDS encoding alpha/beta hydrolase — translated: MSVDNPTELEEQIESVQFPSKGLTLAGHLYTPDNPSSTPSPAIVIGHQTTAVKEQSPALYAQRLVEQGFIVLTFDAAYQGESEGEPHGLEDPFQRAEDFRSAVSYLTTREEVEPERIGVLGVCGSGGYVPFAAQTDHRMKAVATVSAVDLARYFREPDPEAFQKMVQQAGALRSEEAVGFPAKLVSALPEPEEVDDSTPQTVREFVDYYKTPRGHHPRATNKWVARSADLLDQFDAFADIDKIAPRPLLMIAGTEASTLPHSEDAINQAGENAELFTIEGATHVDLYDKDEYVSPAVEQLTEFFNQHLTNA
- a CDS encoding HalOD1 output domain-containing protein, with the translated sequence MDQSLVVEVVEAIAHAKGADRDEVDRPLQEFIDVDAIQLLASHDSASWTLSFELPNHNVTITSDGLVLVDGARENIWA
- a CDS encoding antitoxin VapB family protein, whose amino-acid sequence is MSTKPVRLDEDVYNRIKAHKRDDETFSEAIDRLIGGPSLRDLGGILDSDTVDTMREEIEAVEDDDAEEVEAVAERFE